One Bacteroidota bacterium genomic region harbors:
- a CDS encoding HAMP domain-containing histidine kinase, translating to MLSLRVQIIAAGIILVLSSTLIFWFLIRPAISESVISERMTVISQLHRNFVARCDAWFLNSQVVTDALLPLLGDGQVAYEQAFGLSASIHPDLAGQDVYPDESDDVLSVRNNRYSDVNPDPINLTYLPVPGREDQALSVVHQGNSRILVIRTIGSMDRVGITVYTYFDMNSMIRVLAGYRLGTEAGMVLSGSKEVIFRAGELPDSLVLAGATYQLDEIAPVSIGQDVYYLVNGSLSSAPYRLTLMIPQTVLTGPVETLFRWIVVILVVMIGLSVVAVLIFSNTITRPVHQLVRSLTPIRSFDFSKPVHPVRLPDLRPISESLESMRVALYEYDLLKTRQLILAESRNQFMINYIDDLLVFGDEEGRFRFMNNRMKEWLAGNPETGSIGDIPGLVSILTGSAAGEPLTVAHSDEAFRITIEKSESNLVFPGKPDKEVFSWQFITIAEREGQTPLGYLLLLHDMTLDRQVEEVKRDMMSIMVHELRNPITSIMGFTQLMMDDKSLSTENKAWLDIMLTASQKLASLINRFLDVQRLESGRMEVDLVDADLVYVWSETIRSFTPQLQEKQLTVTFQPPAGLSKARADYVLMGEVVQNLLSNAIKYGDPGRNILVSMGESADQILMSVTDFGYGISPADQQKLFTKFYRVRSHPKAAQQVGTGLGLAYVKEIISRHHGSITLESTPEIGCRFTIRIPKAKPGGAT from the coding sequence ATGCTGAGTTTACGCGTCCAGATTATTGCAGCCGGAATTATTCTGGTCCTGTCATCCACCTTGATTTTCTGGTTTCTGATCCGACCGGCGATCAGTGAATCGGTGATCAGTGAACGGATGACTGTGATCAGTCAGCTGCACCGAAATTTTGTGGCACGCTGTGATGCCTGGTTCCTGAATTCTCAGGTGGTAACCGATGCGTTGCTGCCGTTGCTTGGTGACGGACAGGTGGCTTATGAACAGGCCTTCGGATTGTCAGCCTCCATCCACCCCGATCTGGCAGGCCAGGATGTTTATCCCGATGAATCGGATGATGTGCTGTCCGTCCGCAATAACCGGTATTCTGATGTTAATCCAGACCCCATTAATCTCACTTATCTTCCCGTTCCCGGCCGCGAAGATCAGGCCTTGTCGGTGGTTCACCAGGGCAATTCCCGCATTCTGGTGATCAGAACCATTGGAAGCATGGACCGTGTTGGCATTACTGTGTACACGTATTTCGATATGAATTCGATGATCAGGGTTCTGGCCGGGTATCGTTTGGGAACCGAGGCCGGAATGGTGCTTTCCGGGTCAAAAGAGGTGATTTTCCGGGCCGGTGAATTACCGGATTCCCTGGTGTTGGCAGGGGCAACTTACCAGCTGGATGAAATCGCCCCGGTTTCCATCGGGCAAGATGTGTATTACCTGGTTAACGGATCACTCAGTTCGGCCCCTTACCGCCTGACGTTGATGATTCCCCAAACGGTTCTGACCGGACCCGTTGAAACCCTGTTCCGGTGGATTGTGGTGATTCTGGTGGTGATGATTGGTTTGTCGGTGGTGGCTGTCCTGATCTTCTCGAACACGATTACCCGACCGGTCCACCAGCTGGTCCGCAGCCTTACTCCGATAAGGTCCTTTGACTTTTCCAAACCGGTTCACCCGGTCCGGTTACCCGATCTGAGACCCATTTCGGAAAGCCTGGAGTCGATGCGGGTGGCCTTGTATGAATATGACCTGCTTAAAACCCGTCAATTGATTCTGGCTGAATCAAGAAATCAGTTTATGATCAATTACATTGATGATCTGCTGGTCTTTGGTGATGAAGAAGGTCGGTTCCGGTTCATGAATAACCGCATGAAGGAATGGCTGGCGGGTAACCCTGAAACAGGGTCCATCGGTGACATTCCCGGTCTGGTAAGTATACTGACCGGGTCAGCAGCGGGCGAACCGCTGACGGTTGCCCATTCCGATGAGGCATTCCGGATCACCATAGAAAAATCGGAAAGCAATCTGGTCTTTCCCGGAAAACCCGACAAAGAAGTGTTCTCCTGGCAGTTTATCACCATTGCCGAGCGGGAAGGTCAGACACCGCTTGGTTACCTGCTTTTGCTTCATGATATGACACTGGACCGTCAGGTGGAGGAAGTAAAACGGGATATGATGTCGATCATGGTGCATGAACTCAGGAATCCCATTACATCCATTATGGGATTCACACAACTGATGATGGATGACAAATCGCTCAGTACCGAGAATAAAGCCTGGCTTGATATCATGCTGACCGCTTCTCAGAAACTGGCCTCATTGATCAACCGGTTCCTGGATGTTCAAAGACTCGAATCGGGACGGATGGAAGTTGATCTGGTGGATGCCGACCTGGTGTATGTCTGGTCCGAAACAATCAGGTCCTTCACACCTCAGCTGCAGGAAAAACAACTAACCGTCACTTTTCAGCCGCCGGCTGGTTTGTCGAAGGCACGGGCCGATTATGTTCTGATGGGGGAAGTGGTGCAGAACCTGCTGTCTAATGCGATTAAATACGGTGATCCGGGCCGCAACATCCTGGTTTCCATGGGAGAGTCGGCCGATCAGATCCTGATGTCTGTCACCGATTTTGGCTATGGCATCTCACCGGCTGATCAGCAGAAGCTGTTCACCAAATTTTACAGAGTCAGATCGCATCCGAAAGCCGCTCAGCAGGTGGGAACCGGTTTGGGACTGGCCTATGTGAAGGAAATCATCAGCCGGCATCACGGATCGATTACACTGGAGTCCACCCCCGAAATCGGATGTCGTTTTACCATCCGGATTCCGAAAGCAAAACCTGGTGGTGCAACATGA
- a CDS encoding FecR domain-containing protein has translation MRSVVIFLLILLPVGAISQTNRFSAAALSSRAAALLGDSLAWPVLASVAVYDNRSNTFSIPVTASPALQTFRLYHQKVRVVTEQLPVQVKAGAGLFGPSELKALENALNRYQLNLSAGNVDSCLKLSATVSSLALRLESAIERNRLSAVEARLEEKTGIVGQRKGLLGAWKPVETGTLYEENDGVRTYADSRAALGFRDGSRVIMGEHSMATISRSRLDNLTRAVKTDVTLVNGSLLARLSEQSKQRADFRLSVGNARSELQTNRFWANRDGDKRIQVSNYDGEARLTASNVTVTLRRNQGTVVVEGKPPALPVDLLPSPRLDWNTQDSVIYTNQFTFNWSPVRGATRYQLEMALDQDFTRLVFRREMAGTRFSGTFELEQPVYIRLQAFDNDGLRGTDSPTYRLVKNTDDIPPALFLFGVTGDALIIPGTAYRVTGQTEPFSRLTVNGNPYPVAGDGSFELSGDTGKEQLKFVLEATDRAGNSRRQNLMVIPIDPVVLRTIRWNVPVNGTTIDGQGTALSANGMAYPGMEIRYRAGNLTGSVGTASNGEWAVSLPAGEGPALTFDFIHTGSGDTVLTLTFTIR, from the coding sequence ATGAGATCAGTTGTGATTTTTCTGCTGATTTTGTTGCCGGTCGGAGCAATTTCCCAGACGAACCGGTTTTCTGCTGCAGCTTTGTCGTCCCGTGCAGCTGCTCTGCTGGGTGATTCCCTGGCATGGCCGGTTCTGGCTTCCGTGGCTGTTTATGATAACCGGAGCAACACCTTTTCCATTCCGGTGACAGCCAGTCCCGCTTTACAGACTTTCCGGCTTTATCACCAGAAAGTCCGGGTTGTTACTGAACAGCTTCCGGTACAGGTAAAAGCAGGGGCCGGTTTATTTGGGCCATCCGAACTGAAGGCCTTGGAAAATGCGTTAAACCGTTATCAGTTGAACCTTTCGGCTGGCAATGTGGATAGCTGCCTGAAACTATCGGCCACTGTTTCATCTCTGGCTCTCCGGCTTGAATCGGCCATAGAACGGAACCGGTTGTCGGCAGTTGAAGCCCGGCTGGAGGAAAAAACGGGAATTGTGGGTCAGCGAAAAGGGTTGCTGGGGGCATGGAAACCGGTTGAAACCGGCACTTTGTATGAAGAAAACGACGGGGTCAGAACCTATGCAGACAGCCGGGCGGCGTTGGGATTCCGCGATGGATCCAGGGTGATCATGGGTGAACACAGCATGGCCACCATATCCCGCTCCCGGCTCGATAACCTGACCCGTGCTGTGAAAACCGATGTGACACTGGTGAATGGTAGTTTGCTGGCAAGGCTTTCCGAGCAAAGTAAACAACGGGCCGATTTCCGGTTGTCGGTTGGTAACGCCAGATCTGAGTTGCAGACCAACCGCTTCTGGGCCAATCGGGATGGTGACAAGCGGATCCAGGTTTCCAATTATGACGGTGAAGCCAGACTGACCGCTTCGAATGTGACGGTGACCCTCCGCAGGAACCAGGGAACGGTGGTGGTGGAAGGAAAACCGCCGGCTTTACCGGTGGATCTGCTCCCATCCCCCAGACTGGATTGGAATACGCAGGATTCGGTCATTTACACCAACCAGTTTACCTTTAACTGGTCACCGGTCCGGGGGGCAACCCGATACCAATTGGAAATGGCCCTTGATCAGGATTTTACACGGCTGGTTTTCCGGCGTGAAATGGCGGGCACCCGGTTTTCCGGTACGTTTGAACTTGAACAACCGGTATACATCCGGTTACAGGCTTTTGATAATGACGGATTGCGTGGAACCGACAGCCCGACGTACCGGCTGGTTAAAAACACCGATGACATTCCGCCGGCTCTGTTCCTGTTTGGTGTGACCGGTGACGCCCTGATCATCCCGGGAACGGCTTACCGGGTGACCGGACAGACAGAACCATTCAGCCGGTTGACGGTTAATGGCAATCCGTACCCGGTGGCAGGCGATGGTTCTTTCGAACTGTCGGGAGACACCGGTAAGGAACAGTTGAAATTTGTACTGGAAGCAACGGACCGTGCAGGGAACAGCCGCCGGCAAAACCTGATGGTGATTCCCATCGATCCCGTCGTACTGAGGACCATCCGCTGGAACGTTCCGGTTAATGGCACCACCATTGATGGACAGGGAACGGCACTTTCTGCCAACGGAATGGCCTATCCCGGAATGGAAATCCGGTACCGGGCCGGAAATCTGACCGGTTCGGTGGGAACTGCTTCCAACGGTGAATGGGCCGTTTCCCTGCCAGCAGGAGAAGGTCCCGCCCTGACATTTGATTTTATTCACACGGGGTCAGGTGACACCGTGTTAACCTTGACATTCACTATCAGGTAA